The DNA region CTTTTTATAGTTTAATCTATTATaatgcatcatgttttataagatgatcatgttttgtttgtaaaaccgtaatctgaaaagtaactagtaaccaTGGCagtaaagtacaatatttccctctgaaatgtagtggagtagaagtatgaagtcGCATAAAAAATTAATACTCAAAGTACAAGAAACTCAAATTTTAAGTACACtgaaagtacagtacttgagtaaatgtaatcaCTTACCCTCCACCACTGCTActttgacagtaaactgaatatctctttGTGGGCTTGGACTTTTTTTGAGATGgaacaattaatcaatgatcaagaaaataactgataacAAAAATAGCTGTTGCCCTCGTACCTTTCGTAAATGGAGTGCTGATCGTGCTGTATTACAttttatgtgcgtgtgtgtgtaaagctgCAAATTTAAAGAATTATATTTGCATAGTTTGACACATGGCGGTATGAGTTACTGACAGTCAGTGATGAGCATACgagaaaatttgttttcaaattttcacaAGTTTTGCGTAAATACACCTCCACTAATTcgtattttaatgttatgtcGCCCTTACTGCTCTCATGGCATCGCTCTCGGCCGcaggaggcagctgttttcagagaaacggCTTTAAAAAGCCATTGTCCAcaacctgctcagcagcaaacagcagacggacgCAGTCAGAGGCCAGCcggtgaacgtagtggagcatttagcagctaaagacccAGATATTTCCGTCAGGaactggtggagaccaaaaccagagctaaaagaagcgggaatactggacttagattcgtcaggtgacacagacatgactccaaatgaatgatcatgctgctctgtaactgctttgtcagtgatgtgttcataacttgtttctgctgaaaactcagtcccacacacacacacacggtcctGCTGCCCCAAGTACTCACAAGAGCACCATGGATtcatccactgctgaaaatagtccccagctAATGcactttttcctcctgtttgtttaaaaactacaatatctAGCTGTTTCAGGAAATAACTGTggggtgggtttttttaaaaagatttatgttttcagtaggaaccaatggaaGGATGAACATGTCTTTTCGTGGTACTATCCTTTAAGTCTCTTAAAAATTAAGCTTGTAAACTTgccacagacattaaaaaattataccCAATCTCCAAGCAAATATACAGAATTGTGCATTAAATGTGAAACATGTTCGTCCATAGGCGTACTCGCTGTAGTTTACACACAACATCACATTTGGTTTCATTCAAGCCATACATGGGAGAGTTTATTCTCACTGTAAAGTTTATTTACTCGTGTAGTTCTGGTTTGGGGAGCACCTCCATTTGAACAGCGGCTAGTATGTTTCCTCATTAGGAGTCAGACTGTACTGAAACAACCCCATAAagacatgtactgtatcttgACATATGAAAGCCAGCAGTTTCCTCATGCGTCGCAAAGTGAATCTCAGTGTGGGCAGATGCTCGTACTCAGCCCTATTTCATAGTGTTGACACTTAATCACAGCAAAGAGCACAGACAAGAGCGGCATGCTAATAGCTGAAGTTAAAGTGGCTGGATTTGTTTTACACGCCAAAGGATCCAACCCAGCGGACTGAAACGAGTtactaaaacctttttttccaacagCAGTGTGAACCTAAACAAACCAACATCAAAAACTGCCACGGAGTAAACTTTTCCACTCTGGTTTggaccaaagagaaaaaaaccgtAGGTGCGACCGCACCTTCAGATGAGATCATACCTTCCTTCTCTGCTGCAGACCAGCAGATTTAAACAGCTCATGTTTTCTGTGTCGTCTTAGctaagcagacacacacacagacggcGTTTCCGGTGGTCAGGATGCAGATGGGACCTGCGGATAGTTTTTAGGGATGGGATTGAGGTCTCTGAACGGCTCCGAAAGGCGTGGACCCTGAAAGCGGGTCAGCAGCGTTGTCCGGCGGATGCTGCTATCCGAATCCTGGTGGCCGAACCTGCTCCTGAGCCGGCGGTAGCACGGCAGGCTGCCGGCAAAGTCCGAGAGGAGGTGGCCGCTGAAGATCATGTAGATCCAGGGgttgcagcagctgttgagGCTGGCCAGCAGGGCGGAGAGCGTCACGGTGGTGTTCTCAGAGTCTGCAGGGAAACAGGAAGACATATGAGGCACGCTCTGAGATGTGAACAGCTGATCTGAGGTGTTTACTCTTTCTCTGGAGGGAGTCGTGCTTTAGCTCTGAGTCACCGACCCGCCTGTTGAATGTTTATTCTCACCTCCAGCGCCAATTTGAGCCTTCCTTGGTAATCATTGgtaatcatttacattttggacTTTAGCACTGAAGACTGCTGACAATATTACATAGTATTGACgaattttaaaaggaaaaataaaactcctATTAATACGTAGTAATAAATTTAGGCCTGTCTCCAGTTTTAACTAAATCCAACAGTCTTGTTGGTTTATCTGAAAAGTCTCAGTCCTTCTATCTGCAATCCTGGTGGCATCTGTATGTTtgaaacatttgtgtttgtcataGTAGTGTGGATCAAGATTCAGAGATCCGTCCTGATAAACTGGTCAAagtttgatttcagtgcacacggAAAGGGATGCTTTTTCCaacacttttaaaatttttggaTTTAagccgctgctgccgctgctgctacAAGGACGAGAACGCTACATCCCTCTGAAAATGCATTACCGTCAGGGTCAAAAAGCTCAAAAATGTCTGAAAGCAGCACTTGGACTGTCATGAGTCAGTAAGACTCTCTTTGCAAGCCATGACGAAATTCCTCAAGTGGGTGAGCAGCTCCTACAGGCTGACTGAGGCAGGTTTTTACAGACTTATAGGCTGGAAAGTAAAATTCTTGTGAAAATCATGCTACACTGACTGCACATGACTGAGTTTTAATAAAATTCCAAACACCCGccctttttaatttattctgtgGACAGTTTGCAATGTTTCCAGCTGAAAAACACACGACAGAATTGTTCCAAAGATAAATTAGTAATACAAGTATTTGGCCTTTTAAACTCAAATGTGCAGTCAGTGCAGTGAcacattcagacatttttttcccaattaaaGTATTTCCGTATTTGCTGGGGGATCGTCCACACCTTTACACCTGCGTTTTAATTGATAGTTTGAAAAGGtggaaatatttttagttgGAAACTTTGCATGTGGTAAGAACTGATGGTCAAAGTTTTAATGTGtccaatactttttttttttttttacagtcaggCACCTGTAAAATAAGGcttcagctttactttgtgtttagtgctgattaGTATATGTTTGCTGCAGCGTTCGCAGAGTTAAAGCTGGAGTGCGGGATTTTTACATATGGGTGAACGTCTGTCACATTCAAGCCCTCGCCATACAAGCTCATAGAGGTCTGAGTAAGCCTATCGGCGCCAGGTGAAATCCcgtaaatgtctgttttttcgCAGTATACTGGAGTTTTAAATCCGGCGTCTGCGGCGTCACCGGTAGCGATGCGTTTGACGTCAACCGGCCACGTTGCCAGAGCTGGAGAGGGGAGCAACAACCACGGAGACGGAGGTGGTTACTATACTCTTGGACAGATTGCAATTGGTAAAATATTTGTAGCACGCTTTGTAGttagtacatttactctacCTAAATAAGAATTGATTGTCCTGGAACTGgaaatttctctgtatttgAGAGTATTTGTGTAATTACTCTCGCTGCAAGAAGGGGGAGacactgcaggtttaaatttaagacatttttaataccaAATAGGGTGAAATTTAGTACCTGTTTCCCAGTCATACCGGTTTGAAAATGATTAGTTGTATGcatgaaagaaagcaaaagcgCGTGAGTTTATGGACATctatatcacatttttgtcagtactTCCCAGCTGTTTATAACAATAACTCTTAATAGTGTCCTTTAGTAATCGTTAAACACAAGCTGGAcctgaaaaagcagcagaaaatgcacGTATGGAGGACAGGTGGATTAGCAGATTAAGAAGATATAATTCATTAAAGGTTCATATATAAACTTTACATAAGGTTAGAAGTCTGGAACGATAAATATCTTAACTCACATAACTGCCTACTGCCCATAcatgaaatttaagactttttaataccttctacGGCCTTTTTTTCGCGGAAGTCTGTCCTTTTAACGATTTTTCAGGACCGGCAGACACCCTGGGTCAGCAGGCTGACGTCGGCATTAAGGTCAAAGCATGACCATGGCGCTGGGTGAAAAgccagaggatcaccagagtcagtaggatctatcctctggggaccatgaatgctTGCACAAAATCCCACGGCCGTCTGTCTAATAGTTGTAGAGGCATgtcagtctggactaaagtggtggactgaccaacctCTCCACTTGGTGTGGCTAAAGATAATGATTCTGTGGAGGTTTCGCAAACACATTTCTTCCTGATTGGAGTGAAAATCAGAGTTTTTAACCAGTTTCTAAAGCTGTGTCTTTGGTCGTCATAACAACACCTTCCCCTGGATggaatagaggaaaaaaaacaatttttctggAACATTTTGTAGACTTTTCTGTAATCTTTGCGCGTTTCTTGGGAAATACTGGTTAATTATTCCTCCCTTCAGGCTCCTGAATGAactcaaatgaaaagaaaaaaacgttGGTAGACAGAGCAGGAAACTCACCGTCCCAGGAGAAGGTCTCGTCCCACACCGACCACATCTGCACGGTGAAGAACGGCGCCCAGCACAGCACGTATGCCACCACAATCACGAAAGTCATCTTCACCGTGCGTAATTTGGCCCGCGAGATGGTGCTGACGCTGCTGACCGAGTTCCTGCCCAGGATCCCGTCCTTAGTGGCCTCCGCCACCGCGCCCACGCTCTTTCTCCGGGTCTTGTATTTGAGGTTCCTCCAGATTGTGCGGCAGATGAATCCGTAGCAGAACACCAGCACGACCACCGGCACGAAGAAGATTCCGGCCGTGAACCAGGTGATGTACGCGCGCAGACCCCACGGCTCCATAAAGTGTCCCCAGCAGTCGTAGACGGCCGAGCCGGGGTGCACCTCGCTCAGGGAGAAGATGAAATACTGCGGGGTGCTGAGGACCAGGCTGCACGCCCAGGTGGAGCCGATCATGATGTACGCGCGCTGCGTGGGCTGCTGGAGCGTCTGCAGCGGGTGGCAGATGGCGATGTACCGGTCCAGggtcatcatcaccatcatgtAGGTGGAGGCGAACATGCCCAGCACCTGCAGGTGCTTCACGATGCGGCACAGAAAGTCCGGCCCGTAGAAACGGAAGGTGATCTCCCAGCACAGCTGCGGCAGCACCTGGAAGAAGGCCACCACCAGGTCCGCCAGGCTCAGGTGTTTCATGAACAGGTGCATGCGCGAAGGTTTCCGCCGGGTTTTATACATGGCCAGCAGCACGCTCAGGTTCCCCACCACGGCCGCGAGAAACGCGAGGCTCAGGACGGTGATCTCGATCTTGGCCACCTCTTCGTTCCGTCCAAACAGGTCGGTGGCGTTTCTCCTCCCGCTGATGTTCCCAGCGTCCGCGGCGGCACCGGTCTCCAGCTGCTGCGTGAAGTTGAACAGCTCGGTGCATTTTTTGCCCGTGTTGTTGCAGGAGCTCTCCGAGGGGAAGAGCATGGTGGACGCCTCTCCTCCGCACGCACAGAGGCGGCTGCAAGCCTGTGCGTAACCGTCGCCGCCGGACACTGTGGCTTTCAGACTCCTCGATTACCCCAACACACGCGGGGTGATCACCGGATGGATGCACGAGGAGTGAACCTGTCACAAAtggggggggagaaaaagaaaaaaaaaaaaacccactacagaaaaaagcaatttatttttccaccGGTGGCGCACAGCAACTCCAGGTTTGATTCCGAGCTTCACTGCTGCAGAACCAGTCTCTTTTAAAGGCTCCTTGCCCTGCTAGCGCACCACAGACCAGCCCCCCAGTCCTCCACCAACACACTCAAAACAAACATACTTTCACCCCCACCCTCtacacgaaaacacacacacacacacacacacacatttcctcttccctcccacCCACTAAACAACAGACAAGATAAAGTGGAGCCTGCTGGGAGGAATCTCTACTGTATTTCCTTCATCATGGCTTTAAAAGATTATGGAGGAGGATATTACCctgaattcaaattaaaatggaaattgttaaaaaccaaatggaaaaaggagggaggacaattaagatgatttttattaatattttctaatgtttttgttctttctcaaGTTTCAAGCGTTTGCATTTAAGCTTCTTCATTTCCCGTTTCAGGATTTTAAATTCATCCCAGTTTCCCGTAGTCCAAGGTGATGTTTtctaatgtcttgttttgtccaagcaacggtccaaaaccccaaaatattcagtttaccaaaacaaacaagaaagaCAGCCAGAAAATCCTGATAAGTTTTGGGGTATTTTTCCTTGAAAGTCTTGAAACAGTTAATTGCTAATTAATAgtttaaattttcaattaattctctgttaattaattaattaattgaaaagtCATTTCTGCTCTATTGGGCATCATCATTTCTTTCATAACTTTGTACCGTATCCAACATTATGTTAGTATTCatgtattatttcatattataaTCTGACATACATTATTTTGCAGCTCTCACCTGCgagtttgatgtttttctcatATGCTATCAGTCgagtatttttataaataaataaaatacaatacaatgtaGGGGCTGTCCGAGCGTCCTGTCACACTCTCTCCAGGTAATGAGGAAGAGATTTATCTGCCAGTCAGAGACGCCGCTGCAGAAGCCAAAGCCTAAGAGGGTGggttgaaaatgtgaaaaatcaccCACAAAATCACCACACCTCCCTTAGAGGCACCAATCCAGTCCGAATGGGGCTTCAGTCTCGTGTCCTCCAATCTTAGCCAAATTTGGTGCGTAATATATTTTGATGCAAAACTCTCCCACTAATGAAACCAGCCTAACCATGGATCAAACCTTTCATTCCCAACCCAAGGCCACAGGACATTTGCTAAAAGCTGAGTAATGATTATAAACTATAGCTCTAGGCGCGGTCTTTGCTGCCATTGAACTTGCTGCCACCTGCTTGAGCTGCATCTTGCTTCATCTCACCCCCCCCCGTCACAAGATCAAGATGATTAGTTTGAAGGTCAGAAAAGCTTGAGCTGtcgtctttaaatgtcttgtttttgtccgaccaattgtccaaaaaccaaagatggtaaatttacaacaatataaagcagaaaaaaaagctgcagacgTTCCTAACGTTTGACAGGCTGGAACCACAAAATTCTTCTTACTTTTGATTATGATTATTTCTCTATTGTCACCAAATGGATTAATTAACTAATACCTGGAATACATCCAGTTAGCATCTTATTAACACCCCTCCCTCACCTGAATATTGATTTAACCTTCCATTTATTCTGACCCTGacatgctgtttgtgtgtttgtggaggaggAGCTTTAACAAGTCTGTGCAGTATTAATGTGTCTATGTGGCGATAATCTGATAACCGCAACACACAACGCTTGTTATCTCAGCGTTGAATGAGAGAACAAACTGCTGCCTTGCTGAGACAGAAGTGGAAAACTGCTGCAGGCAGATACATGGAGTATCAAAGTTACAGCCTCCCTTCAAAAATCCACACAAAGGTTTCCTAACCACCGCCTGAAGTTCAATGCTTAAGAAATATTCGTCAAACAAGCTCATCTTTTGTCCGTCGCCTCAGTGAATTCTGTAAAAGACCAAACAAAGTTTACAAGAAATCAGTGACTTAATTAGACATGAATAACAGAGAATAACCACTTTAAATGGTCCACTGTTGTGTTGGTGTGAATTGAGTCCAAATTAAAGAGTTTAGCTTGAACAAAGTGTCACAAAAACACTCTTTCACCTCCGCCCCAGTAATAATTTCACCCACAATTACCCACATTTTTTCTGTGAACTCGCTGGCCTTGCTTTAATTTAAAGAGGACCTATAatgctcatttccagctctatatttttattctgggactCTGCTCAATTATCTTTGAATAATTCACAGTTCAGAAAAACTCCTTATTTATCTCAAACTGGCGGTTATGCAGCCCCCCAGTTGAACCTCTAAAACAGGCAATATTAGCTCAGGCCTCCTTAAGAGGCGTCCTTAAAAGACCGCTTACTTCCGATTGGCCAAACGTCCGGAAACCTGCCGAGGGGCAGCGCGCCCAGCGCCTGTGAGATCCACCTCATCCTCCCTCTGGTGTGGAGGTCCTGaaggcaaactgtaaaactaagtaactagtaactaaaattaagtaacagaaaataattgattGGAAATGGCAACTTCTCAAATCCATCCGTGCATGTTCGAGCCTGAATCTGATCCGGAATATGAGAATGGACAGCACGAAGACACGCGGCAACAAAGACTACATCAGGACGTCTCTGTTCTACAAATGTTACGCCCACTATTATGTGACATGAAGGCGGATTTAGGCTTTCAATCACAATCCctctaaaaatattttctatatatgCCCCTGGTAATAGTTGTACAAGTGGGAAATGCACGTAAATGCTGAAGGAAGTGGAAAACGTCTGATGTCAGGAAATACAAAACTTAGTAAAGTGTCATTCTCCTGTAGCCAGTGTAGTAAGTCAAATATAAGGCTAAGAAAACACAGGATCAAGTTATAGCCCCCAGCAAAACTCACAGAATCCATGGAAACAGGATAGTTTCTGTCGTAAAAGTTTACATCTGTTCGTGTATGAGAAGACTTTTAACCTTTAATGTGACATTAAgactttgtagaaaaaaatcatttaatacTGATATACTGATAAATAAGCACACATGCCTGTGTATATGTAGCATGGACAAAAACCCCTCCCCttaataagattaaaaaattgGGCTATTTTTTAAGTCCAGAATCCGCGTAATAGTACACCAAAGTTTTCTAACACGTCATGTCATGgttgtttaattcatacaatAACTGAAGTTTAAAATTGATGTAaaaatttttttgctgttttacgGGGATTTATGAGAAATTCATTGAACTTCCTTCCTGAATTGTTGTTTCCGCTATTTGCTTATTGCTTTTTTCCCTtagaataaaacagcaaaattaatttattgtatactaaaaataaaaacagtacacGATGACAATTAGTAAtactttaattatttgtttttaataagcCTCCTGCACATATTTTCCGACGGTAAGCGAGGACAAAATCTATTTGTCGCTGCTTCACGAGACCTtgtatcctcctcctcctggcagAATTTCATCCTCTGACACTGGAGTAAAGCACACCATAATTTTCTTGCTGCCTTACAAGGCCACAACTTACTATCTTAATGTTCAATCTATATGCAAGGAGCGCGAGTGGAGAGAGGGATTTGGAAGTCACCGAAGCCGactgtgtttttcatgtcaAGTCGTTGTGCAGAGACAGAGCCAGCTGCTGATGCAGACCATTACATAATGTTGTGGTTAAACAATGGTGGGTAATGGTCAGGGCTGTCACGAGTTATAGATTTATTACACTGTGATTATGAAACCTGTCGGACTCAAACAATAGTGATACATTACCCAGGCTGGTGGACACACTGATAAGAACTCAGATACTGGCACAAATTGGAAAGGGCACATGTTAGACACAGTTATTTAGTCACAAACGCACTTTTGTTTTCCGTTTTTTAAAGGCTTATGTCAACAAAGTTACGAGAATAGATGTTTTTCCACTCGGTTTCGTTTATCCTGTCATAAAACATAGACAATACAAAACACTCATCCAAATATTCACctaaacacaaacca from Xiphias gladius isolate SHS-SW01 ecotype Sanya breed wild chromosome 2, ASM1685928v1, whole genome shotgun sequence includes:
- the LOC120803844 gene encoding arg8-vasotocin receptor-like, whose product is MLFPSESSCNNTGKKCTELFNFTQQLETGAAADAGNISGRRNATDLFGRNEEVAKIEITVLSLAFLAAVVGNLSVLLAMYKTRRKPSRMHLFMKHLSLADLVVAFFQVLPQLCWEITFRFYGPDFLCRIVKHLQVLGMFASTYMMVMMTLDRYIAICHPLQTLQQPTQRAYIMIGSTWACSLVLSTPQYFIFSLSEVHPGSAVYDCWGHFMEPWGLRAYITWFTAGIFFVPVVVLVFCYGFICRTIWRNLKYKTRRKSVGAVAEATKDGILGRNSVSSVSTISRAKLRTVKMTFVIVVAYVLCWAPFFTVQMWSVWDETFSWDDSENTTVTLSALLASLNSCCNPWIYMIFSGHLLSDFAGSLPCYRRLRSRFGHQDSDSSIRRTTLLTRFQGPRLSEPFRDLNPIPKNYPQVPSAS